Part of the Panulirus ornatus isolate Po-2019 chromosome 28, ASM3632096v1, whole genome shotgun sequence genome, TCAGTCGCATCCACCACTTTTCAGGGGATGCGTCGCGGGAAGCTATGCGAAGACCCAGTTGGCGAAGGCGACAGCCATCACCCCTGTAGATCACTCGCTCGCTCGATCCTTAGCGACTTGTGTTCCCCCCTCCCAGGAAGACTCCTTTGCAGAAGACAAAACGGAAAATCAAGTGAGCCTTGTAGACTTTCCCCCGAGCGACATCGTACCCTTCTTGACAAGTCTACGTTGACGAATCAGAGACGTTCGTATCCATACCCGAATTCTGATTTGCAGTTGGCGTTCGTCCAGGCCATTTTGCATACCCGATTGTGATGTTAAACCCGTTTCTAACAACTGGATTTATGTTATTATCATAGTCTTAATGGCCTTTATTGTTATTGCTATCATTCGTATTATCTtactgtcattatttttttttttttttttttattataattatcttaaaccgttcaaccccacccaaccatcctgcccacctaccccctcccctcccctcccattgtTCCGCTTATGATCccgccccacctcacccaccccacccacccaccatccagcAGAGCCGCCCGCCCCCCACACAGagccccccaccacccaccatctagCTCAGCCGCCCACCCTACCCTCCAGGCACTCAGACGCCGTTCACCTCCTCCCCTGTGGTATGTGGGCTGCAGGTGGCAGGAAGAACAGCGTGGGTCCTCCCGCTTCctgccctcccctctctctctctctctctctctctctctctctctctctctctctctctctctctctctctctctctctctctctgtggcggcAGCGCTTAGTGAGTTCGCatttccagtggttgtggagtgtCACTCCTTTTCCTGGCTCGCCCACACATAGGGTCCCCCCCCAGCTCTCAGTCCACAAATACATATCAATCCTTAGATATATGTCTTCctccacaccaaaacacacacacacacacacacacacacacacactcgttatcAGCCCGACAGGAAGAGCGATATGAGATCAGGACACATTCAAAGGGGTCCTAACTCTCCATCTGAACCTTGTACACCTCGCACACCCCGAAGATGCCCTTGTACCGACAGCCTTGTGCTGGTTCTGACAGCTCTACCACACTGACAAGAGAGCTAGATATGTCTGCCATTAGAAAGATCGACACAGTGAATTACCTGAGGCGTTCGTCTTGACGGGAGGGGTACGTGTGTACTGTCCTCATGCAACACAGCGAACACTGTGTGCTGTTTGGTGTATAGTGTTCTTCGTCAGTCGGTGTCTCAAAGGAAGGCAGGTATCCCATTCTGTTCGTATTTCAACGTAGAGTTGATTATATGAATATCTACCACACATTTTGGTAAGATAAGGATGACTAGCTCTCTAACTACCATTAATgtgactattatatatatatatatatatatatatatatatatatatatatatatatatatatatatatatatatatatatttacccccgTACACTTGTCTTGCTGGACAGCATCATCACTACGGAAAAATACCTGTATGACAACATTTGCATGGCAGCATTTGCATGATAACACCTGCAGGGCATACACTAACAGACTAACATCTGCTCACAGTGGGAATTCAAAACATCCCATATTTAAACCATTCGCGAatgaatatatgtacaaaggcattCGAAACTTAACGGTTCTGTtgtaccctccctcctgccttatGTTTCTCTATGAAGGTCGtgatagattagattagattactTCACCGTGTTGTcacacatatattaaatatctatatatatttacgttCCCTTGGCTTTGTATGATGTGTCGCTGACGTCAGATATATAAGCGTCTAGACACTAATGATGTGTCGCTGACGTCAGATATATAAGCGTCTAGACACCAGTGGTCACAGGAACGAAGTAAGGAATGCGATTGCATATTCCGATGATTAAAGATGTTCACATTGCATTTTGGACGTGAGTTGCGCCACTGATCGTCACAAACCCTCAGATTCAAAGCCTTATTGTTTTGGGTGACGCGTACTGTAGGCAAAGCGACGGTTTATAAATACATATTTGTGAAATAAGCTCGATCAAAGTCCCATCAAGGCTGCCAGGGTAAGTTACACGAGGCTTCAATAGTTTCTGTTCGTTTATTAGACCTGTTTCACAAATCATTATGCAATAGAACCCCATATTCTACCTCATTTTTAATACGTTGCTCACTCCAGGGCATACAGGCGTATGTTCGAAACAGGAATTTCACAGTTTTTTTCGTAACAGTAGTTGAGGCTACAAAATACGCTACAAAATATTATACTAATCTCACTCATTAACTAATTAGTTAATGTTAGAATGTAGATGTAAATGTAGAATGACATTGAATTGAAATTTGTTTCAGGTATGAATAGTTTGCAAGAGTGACCCGTAtaaatgttttcattttcttttaaggagAATTAGAATGTCAGAAAACGTATCAGTGAAGGACCTTGTGAGGGGGGACCTCATCAACGTGTCCGCGGCAGCTAATCTCGCCTTCAATGAACAGGTAAGTAAAACCTTAACCATTAGGGAAATTATTCATGAAATACATGGCTTTATAGTAGATAGTAAATTAAGATAATTACAGAATAACGCGTTTCTGCCGTGTCAGTGATAGAAAGAATTGAGACATGCATCAGTGATAACATCTTAGGGACTGCTCATTAAACACGAGAATGTATCGAAGTCATGTATGGCAAACACTTGACAAACCGTTTGACCAGTTGTTTACTCTGACCTACATAGACAGACGGAGGTTTACAGCAGATCGATGGATGATGGCATCACGTCAGTGGTAAATCCAACAACATTAACACCTTCCTGAAGCCCCACTcatacctcccaccctcctgaatCCTCTTTTATAACCTTATTACAACAGGATACAACTCGACAACTTCCACACACACCGTCACCTGTcattatctctcttacccatacaggTTAAGGCTCTCATCAAGTCAGGGCGTCAGGTGTACCACTTCGCGTTCGGCCAGTCACCATTCCCTCCTCCGGCGTGCCTGAAGGAGGCGTTGCAGGAGTTCGCCCATGCCCACGAGTACCTCCCCATGGTCGGtaagtgacagagagagagagagagagagagagagagagagagagagagagagagagagagagagagagagagagacagagaggagttAGATCCTATTTTTTTTCAGACGTGTTGCATTCTAAAGTTTTTCCTCTTATTATTTTCTAGCAAGTATATCATCTTACCCCAGGCATCCCGGAGCTGCGCGAGGAGTTGGCGAAGTTCCACGCGCGGTACGACAACCTCTCCCTGAACAGCGACAACTTCGTGGTGGCCCCCGGCAGCAAGATACTGATCTATCTCGTTATGACCATTTTCGCAGGAGGTGAGGCTCTCCATAGCACGTCATTTCACATTAAAAATCATCTCAGCTCCGCGAGAGTCGATGTACGAATCCGACAAGGATGTTCAGGAGTTAGGGAGGAGATAAGGAGTTCGTCTTGGGGGATTTTGAGAGGCCCTTTAACCTATCTTTGTAATGCTAGAAGCAGCTTCACCTGCTCGATGTTATAACTTGTGCCGCGTTttcggagaatatatatatatatatatatatatatatatatatatatatatatatatatatatatatatatatatatatatatatatattcctatgagtccacggggaaaatgaaacacgaaaagttcccaagtgcactttcgtgtaataatcacatcatcaggggagacacaagagagaaatataacagtcagttgatatacatcgaagagacgaagctaggacgccatttggatatatatatatatcccctcgtCAGTATTGGAGGCATGGTTTAATgtaccttctttttttcctcttccttttttttcctcatttctctccAGTAATCGTAACTGAGGGACACCGCTCTTAAGGCAGGTGATTGATCTGAAACTGGGCAGTTTATTTCCCCACACCCTGTTAGCCGTTCGCTTTCATTCATTATTCTTCTATTTAAATCTGAAATTGTAATGTTGTCACCATTCATGGGGTGGTGAGTGCTAATGTCAAGTTCTAGTTTTTAATGCAGGTTTTAAAAAGCTTTTTACGAGTTTTTggagcgttaaaaaaaaaaaacgcttttaCGAGGATCACAAATGGTTGCTTTTGTTTCTTTCAGTCGTCAGCTTAAGCAAAGCATATTTTCGAAGACTTTTTACCTCAGGGGCATGTCACCCACCGCGCTAAAAGAAAACCCGACACTCCTGGGGAAGAGGCTATTATACCTTGGCTACAGTAGCTCGAATTAGAGTAATCTTTAACGTAGGTTTTCTTGGTCAAGTGGAAATCATGTCAAAGAATCCTTCCCCTAACGCGCAGCTGAGTTGGGTCAAGCACTAACAAGGGTATTATCTGaaactttatatcttttctatgtaGTAATTTTCTCTGACCTTCTCACCTAGAAAAGTTTGCTTTATCTTGGACcccaaaatgtattttttttttttgataattacgGAAACTTTGAGGAATAAACTGTTCTACTGTGGAATAAACTTGTTTTTAGAATGACATGAGTCGAAGTCATGGACAGATTCTACTTTCGATGTGTGTCACCAGATGTCTCTCTCGTCGTCCCCCTCTCTCAGATATCCTCCTGCCGAGCCCAGCCTGGACTACGTACGTCCCCCAGTCCCGCCTGGCAGGGAAGGAGCCGTGGATCCTGCAGACGCAACAGGCCCAGGGCTGGAAGCTCACGCCGGAGACGCTGGAGGAGGCGGTGGCGGGGAAGGGAGGGTCCTCGTGGAAACTCCTCATCCTCACAAATCCTGGCAACCCAAGTGAGTTATAAATCcccttgtaaacacacacacacacacacacacacacacacacacacacacacacacacacacctacgtgtTTTCCCCAACTTCTACAAAACTCTTCCTTTAAGAAGTATatcttctttgatatatatatatatatatatatatatatatatatatatatatatatatatatatatatatatatatatatatatataacacccatTTACCTATCCAACTACCCACTCAATCTTCTATAGAGTTTAAGTAAAAAAGGTGCACGCGCATGAGCGTCGGAAATAGTGTAGTAGAATATAACAGAACCATGTttatataaagagaaaatatCCGTTTAATACTTTCATTTCCTGGTCTTGTGTTGGTAATTGGTATCTTTTGATTCGAAATACACACGACTGAATATCAGAGCAGTGATCAGGTTTGCCAATCCACTGAAACCATAGTGTATTCTCAGAATCTCTCTCAATCGTACAAACTAGAGAAGATAATGACTGTGTCTGAAAACACATGAGATCAGAATGTCTTCAGGTGGTGATCTGTCGACGAATTCTTATCATTACCTGTGACAGATCTGTTCTCATCATGTATATggaatttgatggtattattggCGTATACAATATGCATTTTGCTCTTTCAACAGGTGGCGCGTGTTACACTGACGAGGAGCTGGAAGCCCTGAGGTATGTGCGTGTTGGGAGGAGCCGTCTGTCTCACAGTACGCTGGGCCGTTGGGATGTTAGGTGCCTCTTGTGTCTAAGTTGACATCAgaaggcgatgtgtgtgtgtgtgtgtgatgtgggtctGTGTACATCAGCTATGTCTGTCCTGGGTGTGTGGTACATGCAGATAACACGGGTCTCTCCAAGATCTGTTCTGTGGACGTCAGTAATGAGTGTCCAAAGTGTGTTCTGTGCACGTCAGTAAAGTCTGTCCAAAGTGTGTTCTGTGCACGTCAATAGAGTTTGTCTGAAGTGTGTTCTGTGCACGTCAGTAGAGTCTGTCCAAAGTGTGTTATGTGCACGTCAGTAGAGTCTATCCAAAGTGTGTTCTGTGCACGTCAGTAGAGACTGTCCAAAGTGTGTTCTGTGCACGTCAGAAAAGTCTGTCCAAAGTGTGTTCTGTGCACGTCAGTAGAGACTGTCCAAAGTGTGTTCTGTGCACGTCAGTAGAGTCTGTCCAAAGTGTGTTCTGTGCACGTCAGTAAAGTCTGTCCAAAGTGTGTTCTGTGCACGTCAGTAGAGATTGTCTGAAGTGTGTTCTTTGCACGTCAGTAGAGTTTGTCTGAAGTGTATTCTGTGCACGTCAGTAGAGTCTGTCCAAAGTGTGTTCTGTGCACGTCAGTAAAGTCTGTCCAAAGTGTGTTCTGTGCACGTCAATAGAGTTTGTCTGAAGTGTGTTCTGTGCACGTCAGTAAAGTCTGTCCAAAGTGTGTTCTGTGCACGTCAGTAGAGTCTATCCAAAGTGTGTTCTGTGCACGTCAGTAGAGTGTGTTCCAGATGTGTGCTGTGTGATATATAAGTCTTGCACGACGTGTTATCTCAGAGTCAGTCCCAAATAATACTTTTGTCAGTCTCAATTTACATCTCCCCTCTCGTAAGTTCGTGTTATACACGTCAGGTGTTGGATGCAGGGTTTCCGTTAATGGCATCTGGTGTGTTGTATCAGCCTCCCGTCCCTATCCACACCTCCCTCTCATCAGGTATAAGACCCACAATTGTTGtgaaagacagaagaaaaaagaaaagaatcctgGTGTATAAAAATCTGTTTGCATCACACTAAGTTTAAGAACCTGTTTGATGCCACTCTTGCATGACCCCAAGTAACTGTCTTTTTCTATTGCATGTATGTAGAGAAGGAAATTGGATAAAAACTTGAGTAGGCTCACTTGTTTGGTTTTCCCATGCGTCTGGCAGCGTGGTGTGTCGACAACGCAGGGTTATCGTACTGAGTGACGAAATCTACGCCCGTCTCACCTTCAGCAGGAGACATGCATCTATGGCGAAGGTAAGTAagattgtgcatgtgtgtgtgtgtgtgtgtgtgtgtgtgtgtgtgtgtgtgtgtgtgtgaaaacacatGATACTGTACTATACTAGACGATAGTATAGAAGCTGGATATTTAGGGCAGGAATAAGAAGACTCCTTCAACAAGATAAGAAATTATTTTCGTGAACACTTGAACTCACTTAAAATGGGTAGAAGCTATGGGTAGCGTATACAAGGTCTAGTCATGAGACCACTTCTTATCTTGAGTTACACGTAGATAACAGAGGTGAATTTCATATCTAGAGGTGCTTGCAAGTGATCCTTAAGTCACGAGAGAAGTAAGGGTATGACGAGAAGTGCATCTTCATGCAAAGGGGCTGAGGCAATCCTGTTCTGATACATGGTCGAAAGATGTTCAGCTTAGATTCGAATGAGGTTGTGGGTAATAAGACACAATAAGGTGATGAAGATGGGACTTCATAGAACCAGACCTCAGTACGAAGGTAATGTAGAAGACACTAGCTTAAACTGAGCTTGTATGTGGAGGAGACTCGAGGAGGGTAGCAGCTTGTACTGAGTCTGTATTTGGAAACGACTCGAGGGGTCGAGGCTGTGTCCAATCTCTCTCACCAGAACACCACGTCAGACCAATCATCAAGGAGGCAAAAAGTGTGTTAGGAGGAGATTGTAGGACTGCACTTAATTACGTGGATAAGATGTTCAACAACCTATTTACAATGTATATTAGACCTAAATCAGAGCCTGGTTGTCAGAGTTGGCCATCTCACTAAGATAAATACAAGGAGCTAATAGAGGAAgtccaaaggagggcaaagaTGATGATATCTGATATATGAAAGTTGAATAACAGGAAGAGATTAGAGGCGATAAATTTGCCCATTGTgaaaaaaggaaacacgataacttTATGATTGTAAGCCAAGTGGATTAATGGAGTTGACAGTCAAGAGTTCTAGGAGGAAGATGTAAAGATAGAGTAACCAGAGATCATGACAAGAATTTaagtaagaaaagaaatgaagataTATTTTTGTGGTATAAGAACAGCGGATGACTTGGATGAAATGTGTGATAGAACTTTGGATGCTGAATGTATACGAAAGTTTATAAAAAGTTGTATCATAACAGAGAAAGCTGGAGATGGGGTCTCAGGAGTGTAGAAATCTCTCCTTATACTATGCAaataggtagacacacacacacacacacacacacacacacacacacacacacacacacacacacacacacacacacacataaatcgaCGTTGTAAGTTTATGAACAAACTGTAAAGTCACTGAAGATAATAGCTTAAAGTGaagttaaatatatatttaatttacaACAGAAACAAAAAAGGATCATGAATATAAAATCTGATTACTCATAAACCCTTGAGAGTTGCTTATGAGAAAGTCTTATGTTGTTTGAGAAGTGACGGTAGACCATTCACGGTAGACATGTCTGACCTGCAGTCGTCGTCACGATGCTCAtacatacatcctcctcctccttctcctcctcctgcagcactaCCCTGAGGGAACCATCCTTACCAGCGGCTTCAGCAAGTGTGCGTCAGCGGGCGGCTGGAGACTCGGTTACGCCCACTTTCCGACCGCCCTACGCTCACTGATGGCGGTCGTCATCAGCGCAGCCTCCCACACCTACACCTGCGCCCCGGCCCCCATGCAGTACGCAGTGgctaaggtgggtgggtgtgagctgGGAGTGCGTGCGAGTGTAAGGATTGCGTCGAGAGCGTAGGCTTTAAGGTCGTAGGCGAGTGAGAGCAGGGACAGGGTACTTGGAGAAAGGCAGATTGACTCTGTCCTCTGTggctgacggagagagagagagagagagagagagagagagagagagagagagagagagagagagagagagagagagaggttgtcccATCGTGTTACCTTGGCTGGCAACAAGTTTGCAGCGAGGGAGTTTGGTTAGTGTTGTTAGCAGTAGATTTGAATATCATTCCCCAAACATCTTGAGGGAAATATATTGTGTTTCCTGTGTCTTCCTGTTATTCCCAGTCCTCTCCAGTTAATCATGGTTTCAAGCCTGTTCCTTCAATCTTAGACTTGAGACTTGGTGGGCATGTACTTTACTCAATACGTCAAAATACCTCTCTTTAGATATTTCAAAGGATTTTAAGGGGCTAAAGGTAAATCAGTACCTTAAATTACTTTTCTTGCAGTTACTGTCACTTGAGATGAAACACTGTATACCCATTTCTCTCCAGTGGGAGTAAATCCAACCCAGACCCTCACATGTTCGCCAAACAGAACTACTGTttttctcctcctcacatctAGCCTTACGTAGACCAGACCGCTAACGTGGATATACCTCTCTCTTTCTATCATCACAGGTTCTACGGGAAAACTTCGATGAGTTGGATCAATACATGAGGGACTGTGCCACGGTGTTGGAGGCCGTGGGCAACTACTGCCACAGGTAATGTGTTCTACTCACATGTTGCAAGTTTTGTCAATAAGGCTCACATTGCTGGAATGCCATCGACACTTcatcccccctccacaccacctgtTATTTGATCGTTCGGTTGGTGGTTGCTGGTAATTACCATTCCTTCATCAATAGTCGTCTTCTTTGCCGTCCATATTGTACACAAAGTTGAATTTTCCTGTTCTCCCAAAAGCTACACACGGCACTTATTACACCAGTTTGCTTTCGCTGACTAGGAAAATTTCTCGTCACGTTAACCTTAATGCAGAGAAGATACCTTTGAActtaaagagagaagaaaaaaaaaagaatcttgacTACCAAGTTTCTCATAAGCGTTTTTGAGATTATGACAAAGTCGGTCTGTAGAGGTGACACAGTCTAAGATGACGGGAGGGTTAAGACAGTGAGTCAGTGCATCAAGGGGGAGTCGTGGTATACACGAATTTTGATATGTGATCTCCTGCTTGTCTCATAGCTAAGACGTGTGAGGAGCACATAGCTCTCTGGTCTACCCctagagtgtctctctctctctctctctctctctctctctctctctctctctctctctctctctctctctctctctctgtcagtgtGGATCAGGATGTGAGACGGCATTTGAGTCACTAGGCCTCACCGTGTGGTGAAATCAGTACGTACACTAGATACATTGACtatcaaagctaaaagatgtgtACAGTTTTATGGTCGTTTTAGATAAGCGGTAAAGAGGAACCATGTTATCGGAGCCCTGGACGCGATGTTGGTTTGTCTCATGACTTTGATACGCACACAAAAAAAGATTCGATGAAGAAGACTCACATTTCTTGAAGAAAATGTCAATAAGTATTTCTTCGTTATCTGCATCACAGGAACTTGAATGATGCTCTTTCATCAATTACATATGTCAAGGAACATTTTAGCCTAGATCCTGCCAACTTCTTCTTCCCCTtggtcatcttcctcttcctcctcctcctcctcctcctcctcatcctcctcctcatcctcctcctcttcctccttctcctcttcctcctcctcttcccacaagtgctcctcctcttcctcctcatcctcctcctcatcctcctcctcttcctcctcctcttcccacaagTGTGACATAACCTGTCATTGTTTTCTGTCGTATTTCACATTCCCAGTAGCGTTCACCTGCTTTTCAGCAGCTCTTCGCTCCTCCAGCTTCACACACGTCTTCAGGGCTTTTCCGCGCACCTTAGTGTAtctcccctcaccttccttaACCCTCATTAACAGCGTATTGTATAAAGGAGCGAGTCGGTGATAGAGAAGAGGAAGACGGTATCTCTGTTGGCCTCGACAAGGCAGCCTCACCCTGTCGCATCCTATAATTaagagcagcacacacacacacacacctgcccgtcGAGGGCGTCGGGGCAACAGACCCTCCTGATAGCCTCAGCGAACTCATTATTCATCTCTTCTTCCTCGTGAAGTTGTTACATAGACGCTAAGACACGACGCTTGTTATCTTGAACGGGTGATTGCGTTACAGGATTAATGGAATTTTCAGTAATTCTCATTTCATCGATAATCATCGCTTTCATCATCCTGGAAGGTTACATCATCACTTGAATAAGTTTAAAGAAGTTAGTTTAGGATTCCTGAATATTACGTGTGAGTAGATCTTCCCTCTATAGATATTCGTCAGTGATATTCGTGAAGTGAATATCTGCGTCTCGCGGGGTTCGAGATCATCAAGCAATTCTTATCTCCAAATACCTCTGATAGATATTTACTGGGCGAACGTCATGAAACATTCTTcgtatcgtatttttttttttgatattctgtGTGACATTTCAATGAGACTCCGTAGCTCTGGTCAGGTGTACATATATTActatctcttttttcccccaaaaagaaCGTCCGCCTGTAGTGATTTTCTTAATATAAGTTCAAGAAACCTGCTTCACCCACTTATCTGGAACCAATGATTACACTGGAAAGATTATGACAGGTCCTGGGTGTCTGGTGAGAGGCTTACACAAGAGTTAAACAGCTTCAGTTGATGTTATTAAGTCTTACGAAAGCATCTCTGATACTTTGATAAATGGAGAAATTATCAACGACATGCAGTAATTTGTGGGtccgatttattttttttccccctcgaggTCATTTAACTTCTTTAAAGGTTTTCTGTTACAGTCACGAGTTTATATTTCTGTCATATAAACATCTTTATCATATCaacatctttgtgtgtgtgtgtgtgtgtgtgtgtgtgtgtgtgtgtgtgtgtgagtgtgtatgtgtgggtgtggaaagTGAGTGTTCATACCATGCAAAGTGTTAGTTAATGTGATCACACTCCCGGAAGCGTTCGCAGCTGACGGTCGCACACCCACTAATCTCAGAAGGGAACGAGTCCACAGTACCTTATGCCACCCCACACCCAAGATAACCATTACTCTAGGTGATCCCTGAGTACAACAGGTAGtgactcacttcagtttccatggtgtgccatctgctgctaagtccactctcagatatctaaaccacatcacttcctccaatttttctccattcaaacttacatcccaatcaacttgtccctcaaccctcgctcttattcacatttactctcaactttctcctttcttacactttttccaaactctgtcaccaacttctgcagtttctcacttgaatcagctaccagtgctgtaccatcagcatacAACATCCAGTTGCAATTTTTCTGTCGTCTCGAGCGCTATCGCTCGTGGTTTCTTTCCTAGGAGCAAAGTTGATGCGTGTTTTGAAGGCTGTGAGGAGGGGACAAGACCATTTGGAAATCATGAAGTGATGACCCACCCTTTAAGAACCGGAGCAGGAATCATGT contains:
- the LOC139757822 gene encoding aspartate aminotransferase-like, with product MSENVSVKDLVRGDLINVSAAANLAFNEQVKALIKSGRQVYHFAFGQSPFPPPACLKEALQEFAHAHEYLPMVGIPELREELAKFHARYDNLSLNSDNFVVAPGSKILIYLVMTIFAGDILLPSPAWTTYVPQSRLAGKEPWILQTQQAQGWKLTPETLEEAVAGKGGSSWKLLILTNPGNPSGACYTDEELEALSVVCRQRRVIVLSDEIYARLTFSRRHASMAKHYPEGTILTSGFSKCASAGGWRLGYAHFPTALRSLMAVVISAASHTYTCAPAPMQYAVAKVLRENFDELDQYMRDCATVLEAVGNYCHRELASVGVGGCKSEAGYYFLPDFEVVREGLRARGPANGTHMTQSMLEEANVALMSAHDFLRPLEELTTRFCFVCFDGAEALRALKDHPSQENLSDDFLRQHCLPIVKGIQSLRQWVLKHREQ